In Helicobacter bilis, a genomic segment contains:
- a CDS encoding N-6 DNA methylase — protein MSFAASKDKFNTIITGGGGEYTQFLSEHLSFNKQANLYKKDGSKNEQYYKWQFLFALTDSELFAKDYIGTEIHLPKGNKNSASLKIDAVIFDDKAWFDHYKSYHKNNNLESLQWLKNHILCVIEFKKEDSKRIKEVYDKQLKAYMKECENHFCLGILYDTERLYIFKKQEGKFLRYSQEFNAKGQDSKTDDLTLHLPDPYYNIPDFTHLKNFQNPKPIQREKRSINELETISGLNSTTLNQAMFNILHTLDSVSLVNQKGYVILIQTLALKIYDEKHNNPLRFYILNEETQYQALSDDTIQSFITRIKSVVDDAKDEYKEILKDKELDYKNENHIKVLISITKEFQDYSFTRSYKSDLYQLIFHRFASEFTKGDKAQFLTPLPLIDFLVSIVNPRNTESVIDPTVEHSRFSLYLLCQFQFKIR, from the coding sequence ATGAGTTTTGCAGCAAGTAAAGATAAGTTTAATACTATAATTACGGGGGGGGGGGGGGAATATACCCAATTTTTAAGCGAACATTTAAGCTTTAACAAACAAGCAAATTTATACAAAAAAGATGGCTCTAAAAACGAGCAGTATTATAAGTGGCAGTTTTTATTCGCTCTCACAGATTCAGAGCTTTTTGCAAAGGATTATATAGGCACAGAGATTCACCTACCAAAAGGTAATAAAAATTCCGCTTCACTCAAAATTGATGCAGTCATTTTTGATGATAAAGCGTGGTTTGATCACTATAAAAGCTACCACAAAAACAATAATTTAGAATCTTTACAATGGCTGAAAAATCACATTTTATGCGTGATAGAATTCAAAAAGGAAGATTCTAAAAGGATTAAAGAAGTCTATGACAAACAGCTAAAAGCCTATATGAAAGAATGTGAAAACCATTTTTGTTTAGGCATTTTATATGATACTGAACGACTCTATATCTTTAAAAAGCAAGAGGGCAAATTCTTACGCTATTCTCAAGAGTTTAATGCTAAAGGGCAAGATTCTAAAACAGATGATTTAACCTTGCATTTGCCAGACCCCTATTACAATATCCCAGATTTTACACATTTAAAAAACTTTCAGAATCCAAAGCCCATTCAAAGAGAAAAACGAAGCATAAATGAGCTAGAAACTATCTCAGGGCTAAACTCCACAACGCTAAATCAAGCGATGTTTAATATACTCCACACGCTAGATTCTGTAAGCTTAGTCAACCAAAAAGGCTATGTGATTTTAATCCAAACTTTAGCTCTAAAAATCTATGATGAAAAGCATAATAATCCCTTGCGTTTTTATATCCTAAATGAAGAAACACAATATCAAGCATTAAGCGATGATACTATACAATCATTTATCACAAGGATTAAATCCGTAGTAGATGATGCTAAAGATGAATACAAAGAGATTCTAAAAGACAAAGAGCTAGATTATAAAAACGAAAATCACATAAAAGTCTTAATCTCTATCACCAAAGAGTTCCAAGACTACTCTTTCACACGATCTTATAAAAGCGATTTATATCAGCTTATTTTCCACCGCTTTGCAAGTGAATTTACCAAAGGCGATAAAGCACAATTTCTAACACCCCTGCCACTGATTGATTTTCTAGTAAGCATTGTTAATCCTAGAAATACTGAAAGTGTCATTGACCCCACGGTTGAGCATAGCAGATTTTCTCTCTATCTCTTATGTCAATTCCAATTCAAAATTAGATGA
- a CDS encoding HsdM family class I SAM-dependent methyltransferase, translating to MTPRLSIADFLSISYVNSNSKLDDKNIFGMDIDSQMISLATLNMLLNGDGNATLEHKAGLGSIAYKFAKGGGILKLDSNTNKNGTWDNRADNKELKKFDVVLTNPPFGEKRSFKPNKKEEKDMIECYETWDFYKKKDGSGSIDLGVVFLENAYRILKDNGRLGIVLSNSIASIDTHKDTRAWLMDKMRIVAIFDLPANTFAETGVNVSLIIAYKPETKELERLKKQGYSIFTKNIQNIGYEIKTTNRVKSFEKVYKIHPETFEIETDLQGKAKLNEDFSETLNEFRQWCKMQEETLQNLFIKAK from the coding sequence TTGACCCCACGGTTGAGCATAGCAGATTTTCTCTCTATCTCTTATGTCAATTCCAATTCAAAATTAGATGATAAAAATATCTTTGGTATGGATATTGATAGTCAAATGATAAGCCTTGCTACTCTTAATATGCTTTTAAATGGTGATGGCAATGCCACGCTAGAGCATAAAGCAGGATTAGGCTCAATAGCTTATAAATTTGCTAAAGGCGGTGGGATTTTAAAGCTAGATTCTAATACCAACAAAAATGGCACATGGGACAATAGAGCGGATAATAAAGAGTTGAAAAAATTTGATGTCGTCCTTACAAATCCTCCATTTGGTGAGAAACGCTCTTTTAAACCAAACAAAAAAGAAGAAAAAGATATGATAGAGTGCTATGAAACTTGGGATTTTTATAAGAAAAAAGACGGAAGTGGCAGTATTGATTTAGGTGTAGTCTTTTTAGAAAACGCATATAGAATCTTAAAGGATAATGGGCGCTTAGGTATCGTGCTATCTAACTCCATAGCAAGCATTGATACACACAAAGACACTAGAGCATGGCTAATGGATAAAATGCGTATCGTAGCCATTTTTGACCTACCAGCAAATACCTTTGCAGAAACAGGTGTCAATGTCTCTTTAATCATAGCCTACAAGCCAGAAACAAAAGAGCTAGAAAGGCTAAAAAAGCAAGGTTATAGCATTTTTACAAAAAACATACAAAACATAGGCTATGAGATAAAGACAACCAATCGCGTAAAAAGCTTTGAAAAAGTCTATAAAATCCACCCAGAAACCTTTGAGATAGAAACAGATTTACAAGGCAAAGCAAAGCTTAATGAAGACTTTAGCGAGACTCTAAATGAGTTTAGACAATGGTGCAAAATGCAAGAAGAAACCCTACAAAATCTTTTTATTAAGGCAAAATAA
- a CDS encoding dynamin family protein, with the protein MNEAQQNQNNIALNDSLFETFIQECLQAKMQDSQSSNPLYPLIIQTRYALTQSTPLHSQNKAIINRLLQDIDKPMKVAIIGQFSSGKSTFLNALLGKEILPSGITPVTAKVCEITYGDEVGLEIHYKNNAVVNKPISYLGEVDEIENLKISYYKLFVPLELLKVVSFLDTPGFNSQNESDTETTNTILESVDGIIWLTLIDNVGKNSEKEILQTHVKRYAHKSLCVLNQKDRLKSEEEINTSIEYAKRAFEGFFEEVIAISAKQALDSINLVQKDSETFFNAGILSSYNTESNGENATHNLHSNNKEAQDLFKDSNIGAVLDFIYNAIRPKAIQAKDYRILRDLRTLIVREKWKLHKINLAYKELYSLLNVFTQKLHFNALQSDLEKSFQKLFGNLEIQFDSIAQKIFNSFELKPFEIMRETKNFIGMKSQITQTKEVNVLPKERLMSELCNNDNMYAREMRKLGFMLSEFGSEFSTFIDTQKTGLCDSLELWRESALQSLSLAYSSDMAVSDGIIERHFRIEVLDSEITNDYKATLSQCVQNLQNELANLAQFLNLNFQNTIMLCLQKLHFEVENALTKHKTNPDTLPLYNPTLENVRDLINLGLHYPLYQEKLSLNFPLYKKTLWQIQQNLTKVYEEKYKVIQSWIDTNKQKYAILEKCELELKNHNNKN; encoded by the coding sequence CACTCACGCAAAGCACTCCCTTGCATTCGCAAAATAAAGCGATTATAAATCGCCTTTTACAAGACATTGATAAGCCTATGAAAGTAGCAATTATCGGGCAGTTTAGTAGCGGAAAAAGCACTTTTTTAAACGCACTTTTAGGTAAAGAGATACTGCCTAGCGGCATTACGCCCGTTACGGCAAAAGTGTGTGAGATTACTTATGGTGATGAGGTGGGGCTTGAGATTCACTACAAAAACAATGCGGTTGTAAATAAGCCTATTAGCTATCTAGGTGAGGTCGATGAGATAGAGAATCTAAAGATTTCATATTATAAATTATTCGTGCCACTTGAGCTTTTAAAAGTGGTTAGCTTCCTTGATACACCCGGCTTTAACTCACAGAATGAAAGCGACACAGAAACGACAAATACGATTCTAGAATCTGTTGATGGTATCATCTGGCTTACACTCATTGATAATGTCGGCAAAAATAGTGAAAAAGAGATTCTCCAAACCCATGTCAAACGATACGCACACAAAAGCCTATGCGTGCTAAATCAAAAAGATAGATTAAAAAGTGAGGAAGAGATTAATACAAGTATTGAGTATGCAAAAAGGGCGTTTGAGGGCTTTTTTGAAGAAGTGATTGCCATATCAGCAAAACAAGCCCTAGATTCTATAAATCTGGTTCAAAAAGATAGTGAGACTTTCTTTAACGCAGGTATTTTGTCGAGTTATAATACAGAATCTAATGGTGAAAATGCGACACATAATCTACATTCTAACAATAAGGAAGCACAAGATCTTTTTAAAGATTCTAATATCGGTGCGGTGCTAGACTTTATCTACAATGCTATCCGTCCAAAAGCTATTCAAGCAAAAGATTATAGAATCTTGCGGGATTTACGCACACTTATTGTGAGAGAAAAGTGGAAATTGCATAAGATAAATCTAGCATATAAAGAGCTTTACTCACTACTTAATGTATTCACACAAAAGCTACATTTTAATGCCTTGCAAAGCGATTTAGAAAAGAGCTTTCAAAAGCTTTTTGGGAATCTTGAGATACAATTTGATTCCATAGCACAAAAAATCTTTAATAGCTTTGAGCTAAAGCCCTTTGAAATCATGCGTGAGACAAAAAACTTTATCGGTATGAAATCTCAAATCACACAAACAAAAGAAGTCAATGTCCTGCCAAAAGAAAGGCTTATGAGTGAGCTATGCAATAATGACAATATGTATGCTAGAGAGATGAGAAAGCTAGGCTTTATGTTGAGTGAATTTGGGAGTGAGTTTAGCACCTTTATTGATACGCAAAAGACAGGGCTTTGTGATAGTTTGGAGCTATGGCGAGAGAGTGCCTTGCAGTCTTTAAGCCTTGCTTATTCTAGTGATATGGCGGTGAGTGATGGGATAATTGAGCGACATTTTAGAATCGAAGTGCTAGATAGCGAGATAACAAATGATTATAAAGCTACACTTTCACAATGTGTGCAAAACTTACAAAATGAGTTAGCAAATCTAGCACAATTCTTAAATCTAAACTTTCAAAATACAATTATGCTATGCTTGCAAAAGCTTCATTTTGAGGTAGAAAACGCACTCACAAAACATAAAACAAACCCCGATACCCTGCCACTTTATAACCCAACACTAGAGAATGTGCGAGATTTAATCAATCTAGGCTTACACTATCCACTCTATCAAGAAAAGCTAAGTCTAAACTTCCCTTTATATAAAAAGACACTTTGGCAAATCCAACAAAACCTAACAAAAGTCTATGAAGAAAAATACAAAGTCATACAATCATGGATAGATACAAATAAGCAAAAATACGCAATATTAGAAAAATGTGAGCTAGAACTAAAAAATCACAACAATAAAAACTAA
- a CDS encoding tRNA uridine-5-carboxymethylaminomethyl modification enzyme MnmG/GidA, with protein MRNNYDIIVVGGGHAGVEASHICAKMGLQTLLITHLIDNIALASCNPAIGGLGKGHLTKEVDSLGGLMGAITDISGLQYRILNASKGPAVRGTRAQIDMDLYRKHARDILLNTKNLHVIQGNVIEILSQTKEEKTEAIGVKLSIQKEFFAKKIIITAGTFLKGLIHIGENKSENGRAGEISSNELSESLKKLNIPLSRLKTGTCPRILGSSINHTTLEKHYGDAHYDELHNLSDLHTASLLTDEYQNTNQHIESNQKIAQDSTQTKQDSLFRNALEHTSLQEWSKFQHFVQKNLSFQANEDSNAILQQEFTQDSQNSNKTDSFEFKQLFITSHTEAPYFSLLTHDYLLYNRENIISKYLKRRMKHGYFRPKELPCFVTYTNEKTHKIIEENFYRAPLFTGQIQGVGPRYCPSIEDKINRFRDKLRHQLFLEPQTYSAGEYYVNGLSTSLPYEVQEQVIHSIEGLENAIITRYGYAIEYDYSQPTNLFHTLESRIVKSLYLAGQINGTTGYEEAAAQGILAGINAALSLLYTQGKSKRESLVLSREESYIGVMIDDLVTKGTNEPYRVFTSRAEYRLLLREDNACFRMLPYSRELGLLDEEILNQLEVDLENIEKHLPILSESYTPNKQNLERLTRIGEEGFQNKCHFGLILGRDSMKPTKMRKLDPRFSGLSARALKQLQIHAKYQNYIEKQSEQIKRSEKNLHIEIPLDFSYEGISGLSLEVIEKLTLAKPKTLKEAKLISGITPASLEVLELHIALYHKRQKEKK; from the coding sequence ATGAGAAATAATTACGACATAATTGTAGTTGGCGGCGGACATGCTGGTGTAGAGGCTAGTCATATTTGTGCGAAAATGGGCTTACAAACTCTACTCATTACTCATTTAATCGATAATATCGCCCTTGCAAGTTGCAATCCAGCAATAGGCGGCTTAGGCAAAGGACATCTCACAAAAGAGGTAGATAGCCTTGGTGGGCTTATGGGGGCAATCACTGATATTAGCGGACTTCAATACAGAATCTTAAATGCATCAAAAGGTCCAGCAGTGCGTGGCACAAGAGCGCAAATTGATATGGATTTATATCGCAAACATGCAAGAGATATTTTGCTGAATACAAAAAATTTACATGTAATACAAGGCAATGTTATAGAGATTCTATCTCAAACTAAAGAAGAGAAGACAGAAGCCATAGGTGTGAAACTTAGCATACAAAAAGAGTTTTTTGCTAAAAAGATAATCATTACAGCAGGCACTTTTCTCAAAGGCTTAATCCATATCGGTGAAAATAAAAGTGAAAATGGTCGTGCTGGTGAGATAAGCAGCAATGAATTGAGCGAGAGTTTAAAAAAGCTAAATATTCCGCTTTCAAGGCTAAAAACAGGGACTTGTCCCCGCATACTTGGGTCTAGTATCAATCATACAACACTTGAAAAACATTATGGAGATGCACATTATGATGAGTTACATAATCTTAGCGATTTACACACAGCAAGTCTTTTAACCGATGAGTATCAAAACACAAATCAACATATAGAATCTAATCAAAAAATAGCACAAGATAGCACACAAACAAAACAAGATTCACTTTTTAGAAACGCATTAGAGCATACAAGCTTACAAGAATGGAGTAAGTTTCAACATTTCGTGCAGAAAAATCTTAGCTTTCAGGCAAATGAAGATTCTAATGCAATATTACAACAAGAATTTACACAAGATTCACAAAATAGCAATAAGACAGATAGCTTTGAGTTTAAACAGCTTTTTATCACAAGCCATACTGAAGCACCATATTTTAGCCTTTTAACACATGATTATCTGCTTTATAATCGTGAGAATATCATCTCAAAATATCTTAAAAGGCGTATGAAGCATGGCTATTTCCGCCCAAAAGAGCTGCCCTGCTTTGTTACATATACAAATGAGAAAACACATAAGATTATAGAAGAGAATTTCTATCGCGCCCCACTTTTTACAGGGCAGATACAAGGCGTTGGACCGCGTTATTGCCCTAGCATTGAAGATAAGATTAATCGCTTTAGAGATAAGTTGCGTCATCAGCTTTTCTTAGAGCCACAGACTTATAGTGCTGGGGAATACTATGTAAATGGACTTTCAACGAGTTTGCCCTATGAAGTGCAAGAGCAGGTTATCCACTCTATTGAAGGCTTAGAAAATGCCATTATTACTCGTTATGGCTATGCTATTGAGTATGATTATAGTCAGCCTACAAACCTTTTTCACACTTTAGAATCTAGGATTGTAAAAAGTCTTTATCTAGCAGGACAGATTAATGGCACAACAGGCTATGAAGAGGCGGCGGCACAGGGGATTCTAGCAGGGATTAATGCAGCCCTAAGTTTGCTTTATACACAAGGCAAAAGCAAGAGAGAATCTTTAGTGCTTTCAAGGGAAGAAAGCTATATTGGCGTTATGATTGATGATTTAGTTACAAAAGGGACAAATGAGCCCTATAGAGTCTTTACAAGCAGGGCAGAGTATAGATTACTCTTGCGTGAAGATAATGCGTGTTTTCGTATGCTGCCTTATTCGCGTGAGCTAGGTTTGCTTGATGAAGAGATATTAAATCAGCTTGAAGTCGATTTAGAAAATATAGAAAAGCATTTACCAATACTTAGTGAATCTTATACGCCAAATAAGCAGAATCTTGAGCGATTAACCCGCATAGGTGAAGAAGGATTCCAAAATAAATGCCACTTTGGTTTAATACTTGGTAGAGACAGCATGAAACCTACAAAAATGCGTAAGCTAGACCCGCGATTTAGTGGCTTATCCGCTAGAGCGTTAAAGCAGCTGCAAATCCATGCGAAATATCAAAACTATATTGAAAAGCAAAGTGAGCAAATAAAGCGAAGTGAAAAGAATCTTCATATAGAGATTCCGCTAGATTTTAGCTATGAAGGCATTTCTGGCTTAAGCCTTGAAGTGATAGAGAAACTAACTCTAGCAAAGCCAAAGACACTCAAAGAAGCAAAGCTAATCAGCGGTATCACACCCGCAAGCCTTGAAGTGCTAGAACTCCATATTGCTTTGTATCATAAACGACAAAAAGAGAAAAAATAA
- a CDS encoding restriction endonuclease subunit S: MAYVDIPQTISSKELLENDCNFSASSYKFLTIEKTKQLLSKKYENLLQDFYSLDGYAFSSNIFTSSPNYAIPLIQISNVNQSDFALSSQFGRFIPKIHIKERFLLDKPCILLSLTGGENQDNISVFCEGDKKYLLNQRVSAYFHKANESSFLYLFLAFTKHHFFKSQMQGKGGVQKNIISSDKEKLYIPKITDKKTIDFIETLTKSIIKKEALIKTRHKEILNLIESELLNNQLPNTFTYTYPNIKELQIAGRLDTGIYCEEFKKWNFIIKNYKYGSKNLIDRGFTYARGTSLEKNFIGTRVDSDTFKKGYYELLIPTNITEFGTISKTTFIGTKAKLKTIQKGDIIFGGEATFKSCVIIDDTHNIATNYHGIRIINTNNDFIESIFMRCFLEFWRVKKMLKFISVGGQGGHCAPSYFHLIETPLFPQNLQEQIAKLYHNENAKLPDPLSKNFTQDDKEFCQVAGIYELDLSIKQLKTTLNRMIDDIINE, encoded by the coding sequence ATGGCTTATGTAGATATTCCGCAAACCATCTCTTCTAAAGAATTATTAGAAAATGATTGTAATTTCTCTGCTTCAAGTTATAAGTTTTTAACTATTGAAAAAACAAAACAACTTTTATCAAAAAAATATGAAAATTTGTTGCAGGATTTTTATTCACTTGATGGATATGCGTTTTCATCAAATATTTTTACTTCAAGTCCAAATTACGCTATACCACTCATACAAATATCAAATGTTAATCAAAGCGATTTTGCCCTTTCATCACAATTTGGCAGATTTATCCCTAAAATTCATATTAAAGAAAGATTTTTACTTGATAAGCCTTGCATACTTCTTTCTCTCACAGGCGGAGAAAATCAGGACAATATAAGTGTATTTTGCGAGGGGGATAAGAAATATTTACTCAATCAGCGAGTATCTGCCTATTTTCATAAAGCCAACGAATCTAGTTTTCTTTATTTGTTTCTAGCTTTTACAAAACATCATTTTTTTAAATCGCAAATGCAAGGTAAGGGCGGTGTGCAAAAAAATATTATTTCAAGTGATAAAGAAAAACTCTATATTCCAAAAATTACCGACAAAAAAACGATAGATTTCATAGAAACCCTTACAAAATCCATTATCAAAAAAGAAGCCTTAATCAAAACAAGACATAAAGAGATTTTAAACCTAATAGAATCTGAGCTTTTAAATAATCAATTACCAAATACCTTTACCTACACTTACCCAAATATTAAAGAATTGCAAATTGCAGGGCGACTTGATACGGGAATTTATTGTGAAGAGTTTAAAAAATGGAATTTTATTATAAAAAATTATAAATATGGAAGTAAAAATTTAATTGATAGAGGCTTTACTTATGCTCGTGGAACTTCATTGGAAAAAAACTTTATAGGCACTCGTGTAGATAGCGACACTTTTAAGAAAGGATATTATGAACTCCTAATTCCTACAAATATCACGGAGTTTGGCACTATTTCAAAAACTACTTTTATTGGCACTAAAGCAAAGTTAAAAACAATTCAAAAAGGAGATATAATTTTTGGCGGTGAGGCAACTTTTAAAAGCTGTGTGATTATAGATGACACACATAATATAGCAACGAACTATCACGGAATTAGAATTATAAATACAAATAATGATTTTATTGAAAGTATTTTTATGCGTTGTTTCTTGGAGTTTTGGAGGGTTAAGAAAATGCTAAAATTTATTAGCGTTGGCGGACAAGGTGGGCATTGTGCACCGAGCTATTTTCACCTGATAGAAACACCATTATTCCCCCAAAATCTACAAGAGCAAATAGCAAAGCTTTATCATAATGAAAACGCAAAGCTACCAGATCCTTTAAGTAAAAATTTCACACAAGATGATAAAGAGTTTTGTCAAGTTGCTGGAATCTATGAGCTAGACTTAAGCATTAAGCAACTAAAAACCACCCTTAACAGAATGATTGATGATATTATAAACGAGTAA
- the cmoA gene encoding carboxy-S-adenosyl-L-methionine synthase CmoA — MPKFEFNEMVASVFDDMLERSIPFYDEVMNLAIFFIREHLQTMQKSSEIPVIYDLGSSTGNLLLRLAASLEECKMKAHLYGIDNALAMIERAQLKNAAMGFNIDFFQADFLTFDFKPTHVFLAFYTMQFVRPLQRKDMIQKIYNCLNENGIFLFAEKVISDDSRLEGQMIECYYNYKAKQGYTHKEIYKKREALENVLVPYSVSENCTMLKSCGFKHVEILFKWVNFTLFLVRK, encoded by the coding sequence ATGCCAAAGTTTGAATTTAACGAAATGGTAGCAAGTGTGTTTGATGATATGCTAGAGAGATCTATCCCCTTTTATGATGAGGTGATGAATCTTGCCATTTTTTTTATAAGAGAACATTTGCAAACTATGCAAAAATCAAGTGAAATCCCAGTGATTTATGATCTTGGCAGCTCAACAGGCAATCTATTATTAAGACTTGCAGCAAGCCTAGAAGAATGCAAGATGAAAGCACACTTGTATGGTATAGATAATGCCCTAGCTATGATTGAAAGAGCGCAACTAAAGAATGCAGCGATGGGCTTTAACATTGACTTTTTTCAAGCAGATTTTCTTACATTTGATTTCAAGCCCACACATGTTTTTTTGGCATTTTATACTATGCAGTTTGTGCGTCCATTGCAAAGAAAAGACATGATACAAAAAATTTATAATTGTTTGAATGAAAACGGAATCTTTTTGTTTGCTGAAAAGGTGATTAGCGATGATTCTAGACTAGAGGGTCAAATGATTGAGTGTTATTATAACTATAAGGCAAAGCAAGGCTACACACATAAAGAAATCTATAAAAAGCGTGAAGCCCTAGAAAATGTGCTTGTGCCTTATAGCGTGAGTGAAAATTGCACTATGCTTAAGTCTTGTGGATTTAAACATGTTGAGATTCTATTTAAGTGGGTGAATTTCACGCTTTTTCTTGTGCGTAAGTGA
- a CDS encoding phosphatidate cytidylyltransferase, which translates to MVKKFKAVIMQDSKRFWSGVAMIICLAIVFFINDITLTWGLLGVLYLIAFFESTRLYQISFHVLGLLLAILIWVGIYYSHEALIVALFGLCLASLSIVASESNPKYALPFIYPTLPFVALFVLYAAHGVGYLIWLIAVVALADIFAYYGGRQFGKTKLCAASPKKTIEGALCGLVGSIMIGSVAGIGIFGGFYLSLLASAIVVVISIIGDLFESALKRKADLKDSGSILPGHGGILDRMDAILFGSIAMLMCLSFLKMYQV; encoded by the coding sequence ATGGTTAAGAAATTTAAGGCTGTTATTATGCAGGATTCCAAGCGTTTTTGGAGTGGTGTTGCGATGATTATCTGTCTTGCCATTGTGTTTTTTATCAATGATATAACGCTTACATGGGGGCTTTTGGGTGTGCTATATCTTATCGCATTTTTTGAAAGCACAAGGCTGTATCAAATTAGCTTTCATGTATTAGGTTTATTGCTTGCTATCTTAATTTGGGTTGGAATCTATTATAGCCATGAGGCACTCATTGTAGCACTTTTTGGACTTTGTCTTGCTTCATTAAGCATTGTTGCAAGTGAAAGCAATCCAAAGTATGCCTTGCCTTTTATCTATCCTACATTGCCTTTTGTAGCCCTTTTTGTGCTGTATGCTGCTCATGGTGTGGGCTATCTTATATGGCTTATTGCGGTTGTGGCTTTGGCTGATATTTTTGCCTATTATGGTGGCAGGCAGTTTGGCAAAACAAAGCTTTGTGCGGCTTCTCCAAAAAAGACTATTGAGGGGGCTTTATGCGGACTTGTAGGTAGCATTATGATTGGCTCTGTGGCAGGTATTGGAATCTTTGGTGGCTTTTATCTGTCCTTACTTGCAAGTGCTATTGTCGTTGTTATTTCTATCATTGGCGATCTTTTTGAGAGTGCGTTAAAAAGAAAGGCGGATTTAAAAGATTCTGGTTCTATTCTACCCGGACATGGCGGTATCCTTGATAGAATGGACGCGATTTTATTTGGCAGTATTGCTATGCTTATGTGCTTGTCGTTTCTTAAAATGTATCAAGTTTAG